In one window of Macadamia integrifolia cultivar HAES 741 chromosome 2, SCU_Mint_v3, whole genome shotgun sequence DNA:
- the LOC122057711 gene encoding benzyl alcohol O-benzoyltransferase-like, which translates to MTSSSSTSLTSLVFTVQRRESELIAPARPTPHEFKYLSDIDDQEGLRVQIPSIQFYRNEPGMRGYDPIKVIRKAIAEALVFYYPFAGRLRENPGRKLVVECTGDGVLFIEADADVSLDQFGDALQPPFPCLEELLYDVPGSDGILGCPLLLIQVTRLICGGFIFALRSNHTMCDATGLVQFLSAVGEIARGARPPSVSPVWKRELLNARKPPHVTFLHHEYNELPDTKGTQASLDDMAHRSFFFGPAEVAALWKHVPPNFHSCSRFELLTACLWRCRTIAIQPDPNDEMRLMCIINVRAKLRPPLPVGFYGNALAYPVAISSAANLCQNSLGYALELVKKVKNSVNDEYMRSVADLMVMKGRPPFTMVRTYLVSDLTRAGFRNVDFGWGKAVYGGAALGRVASFQIPFRNHKGEDGIVVPIYLPQPVMERFVKEIERMIKEPTMDRSDNTNAIKSAM; encoded by the exons ATGACATCCTCTTCTTCAACATCGTTGACCTCCTTAGTGTTCACGGTTCAAAGGCGTGAATCGGAGTTGATTGCACCGGCTAGACCTACACCTCATGAATTCAAGTATCTCTCAGACATAGACGACCAAGAGGGTCTACGGGTCCAAATTCCGTCGATACAGTTTTACCGGAACGAACCGGGGATGAGAGGATATGACCCAATTAAGGTCATAAGGAAGGCAATAGCAGAAGCTCTAGTGTTTTACTACCCATTTGCTGGTAGGCTCAGGGAAAATCCTGGAAGGAAGCTAGTGGTTGAGTGCACCGGCGATGGTGTCTTGTTCATCGAGGCGGACGCCGATGTAAGCCTGGACCAGTTCGGTGATGCACTTCAACCTCCATTCCCTTGCTTAGAGGAGCTCCTTTACGACGTCCCCGGATCTGATGGTATTCTTGGTTGCCCTCTGTTACTGATTCAG GTGACCCGTCTGATATGTGGTGGATTCATTTTCGCCCTCCGGTCGAACCACACCATGTGCGATGCAACCGGCTTGGTCCAGTTCTTATCTGCTGTGGGTGAAATAGCACGTGGCGCACGGCCACCCTCCGTGTCTCCCGTGTGGAAGAGGGAACTCCTCAACGCAAGAAAGCCACCACATGTGACATTTTTGCACCACGAGTACAATGAGTTGCCCGATACGAAGGGTACACAAGCCTCTCTTGACGAcatggcccaccgatctttcTTCTTTGGCCCCGCTGAGGTGGCCGCTTTGTGGAAGCACGTGCCTCCGAACTTCCACTCGTGTTCCAGATTTGAGTTGTTGACGGCATGTCTTTGGCGATGCCGCACCATCGCTATCCAACCCGACCCGAATGACGAAATGCGTTTAATGTGCATCATTAACGTACGTGCCAAGCTCCGACCGCCATTACCGGTCGGATTCTATGGCAATGCGTTGGCTTATCCGGTGGCAATATCGTCGGCGGCGAATCTATGTCAGAACTCGTTAGGTTACGCGTTGGAGTTggtgaagaaagtgaaaaacagTGTGAACGACGAATACATGAGATCGGTGGCGGATCTgatggtgatgaaggggaggcCTCCATTTACGATGGTGAGGACCTATCTTGTTTCGGATCTAACCCGTGCCGGGTTTAGAAATGTGGATTTTGGGTGGGGGAAGGCGGTATATGGTGGGGCAGCCTTGGGGCGGGTGGCTAGCTTCCAGATACCGTTCAGGAACCACAAAGGAGAGGATGGGATTGTGGTGCCGATTTACTTGCCTCAGCCGGTTATGGAGAGGTTTGTGAAGGAGATAGAAAGGATGATTAAGGAGCCTACCATGGATCGAAGTGACAATACTAATGCCATCAAATCCGCTATGTAA